A region from the Desulfomarina profundi genome encodes:
- a CDS encoding HAD family hydrolase codes for MFTGVEITEKVKEKVNSGSLPRIVCFDYFDTLVTRKVYPEATKKLAARNLAVICGESCRWQTLYELRAGIEKKLCKESVAAGFDAEFTINDLGEELFSILQHTGWLPDWMDEKTFFTCFISTEIAVEKNVQESCYVLTELLKFLHKKQYEIYIVSDFYFSREQFRLLLEYHGISKCIHGIFTSADNRLSKGGTGRLYEEIISRLSCNAEEILMIGDNRRADYDMAVNRGLQAMHLDRGEQYEKYSTLQMKETESSLENDTLSSVFMEILEEQEVSCFGEMGLTLWYFIRQLFIRLNNDSVHDVFFCSKEGEFLRKLFIQFQLLCFGREIIRSHYLLVSRKATFICSLDSLEKEDFSRLFAHYRDISFKEFLLSLNFSVKTAKKICELLELPYNTRIQDLEKSFEFQSFVSSDIFRDFYEIHRVEQKKHFLSYLESFGKEAISPSFTMVDVGWKGSIQNNIRRCLPEDIVVNGYYIGLLSPTEVTETNRKHGVLFSDVPVHSPFIHVFNNNRSLFEMLLGATHGSADGYFDEKVFADEKDHRKSLAFSHSGKNDQTVVSVLDLPEERKLFKEKIEPLQGAYLQMNRELTKAFSLSLKNSPDLQWFAERHARMVFFPEKREVIFFSMLYHLENFGLFEFTDFQVTGDISFSRKVKNLRLLLKDPAMVLETGVWQPVILRRLGLEFLQPLDGRKRFKRIFS; via the coding sequence ATGTTTACAGGTGTTGAGATTACAGAGAAAGTAAAAGAGAAGGTCAATTCGGGGAGTCTGCCCAGGATCGTCTGTTTTGATTATTTTGATACACTTGTAACAAGAAAAGTATATCCTGAGGCCACCAAAAAACTTGCAGCCCGAAATCTGGCTGTGATCTGTGGGGAGAGTTGCCGTTGGCAGACCCTGTATGAACTGCGAGCTGGAATAGAAAAGAAACTGTGTAAAGAGAGTGTTGCTGCAGGATTTGATGCGGAATTTACAATTAATGATTTGGGAGAAGAACTGTTTTCCATCCTGCAACATACCGGATGGCTTCCGGACTGGATGGATGAGAAAACATTTTTTACTTGTTTTATATCCACTGAAATTGCAGTTGAAAAAAATGTCCAGGAATCATGTTATGTTTTAACGGAATTGTTGAAATTTTTACATAAAAAACAATATGAAATATACATTGTTTCAGATTTTTACTTTTCCAGAGAACAGTTTCGGCTCCTGCTGGAATATCATGGTATCAGCAAGTGTATTCATGGGATTTTCACATCTGCAGATAACAGGTTAAGTAAAGGTGGAACTGGACGACTTTATGAAGAAATTATTTCCAGATTGTCATGTAATGCCGAAGAAATACTTATGATCGGTGACAATCGGCGGGCCGACTATGATATGGCAGTCAACAGAGGTTTGCAGGCCATGCACCTGGACAGGGGTGAGCAGTATGAAAAATACAGCACACTTCAAATGAAAGAGACTGAAAGCAGTTTGGAGAATGATACTCTATCCTCCGTATTCATGGAAATACTGGAAGAACAGGAGGTCAGCTGTTTTGGAGAGATGGGATTGACCCTCTGGTATTTTATCAGGCAGCTTTTTATCAGGTTGAACAACGATTCCGTCCATGATGTTTTTTTCTGTTCCAAGGAAGGGGAGTTTTTAAGAAAACTCTTTATTCAATTTCAATTACTCTGTTTCGGGCGTGAGATTATTCGCAGTCATTATCTGCTGGTATCCAGGAAGGCAACGTTTATCTGTTCCCTTGATTCTCTTGAAAAGGAGGACTTTTCCAGGTTATTTGCCCACTACAGGGATATCTCCTTCAAAGAATTTTTATTGAGTCTTAATTTTTCCGTCAAAACCGCGAAGAAAATATGTGAACTGCTCGAGTTGCCGTATAATACGAGAATTCAGGATCTGGAAAAATCTTTTGAGTTTCAATCCTTTGTCAGCTCAGATATTTTCCGGGATTTCTACGAGATTCATCGTGTAGAACAAAAGAAACATTTCCTGTCCTACCTTGAAAGTTTTGGAAAAGAAGCAATTTCCCCATCATTCACAATGGTGGATGTGGGGTGGAAGGGTTCAATTCAGAACAATATCCGGCGCTGTCTGCCTGAAGACATTGTTGTCAATGGATATTATATCGGCCTGCTGTCCCCGACGGAGGTGACTGAAACTAACAGAAAACATGGTGTACTGTTCAGTGATGTTCCTGTTCACAGTCCGTTTATCCATGTGTTTAATAACAACCGGTCACTGTTTGAAATGCTGCTCGGGGCCACCCATGGCAGTGCAGACGGCTATTTTGATGAAAAAGTCTTTGCAGACGAAAAAGATCATCGAAAAAGCCTGGCATTTTCCCACTCTGGCAAAAATGATCAAACTGTCGTTTCCGTTCTTGATCTCCCGGAGGAACGGAAACTTTTCAAAGAGAAAATTGAACCCCTGCAGGGAGCATATCTGCAGATGAACAGGGAATTGACAAAAGCTTTTTCTTTGAGTTTGAAGAATAGTCCGGATTTGCAATGGTTTGCTGAGCGCCATGCAAGGATGGTTTTTTTCCCGGAAAAAAGAGAAGTTATATTTTTTTCCATGCTTTACCACCTGGAAAATTTTGGTCTTTTTGAGTTTACTGATTTTCAGGTCACAGGAGACATTTCATTTTCCCGGAAGGTAAAAAATCTTCGACTGCTTTTAAAAGATCCGGCAATGGTTCTTGAGACCGGTGTCTGGCAGCCGGTAATTTTACGACGCCTGGGACTGGAGTTTCTCCAACCCCTGGACGGCAGGAAAAGGTTTAAACGAATTTTTTCATGA
- the asnB gene encoding asparagine synthase (glutamine-hydrolyzing), with the protein MCGIAGIIGNNSRKQLAGMLQNIVHRGPDCSGLQQFSDSIIGNVRLSIIDIEGGKQPIQDPLNKNWVVLNGELYNYLETRSHYSSMGYPFSTRTDTEILLPLYDEYGLRMFDRLNGMFSFCLFDEKNETIIIGRDHFGIKPLVYTIHDNCLYFSSEIKSFFAIPGWQARPDMDAWHTFFNIRFPPAPLTLFKDVFKLPPGCYIELHKKTGDVSIPATHKKLRSLCCGQYQGGIYRHYQLPNAATTLTFNDAIDRATTLFQDSINSQMIADVPVGVYLSGGIDSSTVTAFASQFGKKGINTFCLGFGEPTDENDDARLIADYFKTTHVDITLDVNPLDQFKEAVYHMEEPKVNCLQGFILAKEAVKHQKVVLSGLGGDELFGGYDIYAIGAILDQFRKKPFSYALRASGTVLQSLCSLNENLKYDLHRRGSSLLRQIDNPLKLYILLRNGWDHDSKLLGSVYRKGFFDNNIRPVHKHFETSFPQQESLADSFMRFEFQNKMVDDFLANEDRMSMAASLESRVPFLDKHIVEFAFSLPVAWKIKRNRRKLFLKNLLAETIPEHILAKKKQGFTFNPVLQAQKDLVPLARKYLTRERVEDSGVFNFDYINTIMTATPHRNLRWHFFLLWKILGYHIWEDIFIHSSYQPPKTDIT; encoded by the coding sequence ATGTGTGGTATTGCTGGAATCATAGGAAATAACAGCAGGAAACAGCTGGCAGGAATGTTACAGAACATTGTCCATCGTGGTCCCGACTGTTCAGGTTTGCAACAGTTTTCAGACAGCATTATCGGCAATGTACGCCTCAGTATTATTGATATAGAAGGCGGAAAGCAACCGATACAGGATCCTCTCAATAAAAACTGGGTGGTCCTCAATGGAGAACTTTACAATTACCTGGAAACGAGATCTCATTACAGCAGCATGGGGTACCCGTTCTCCACCCGTACCGATACGGAAATCCTTCTTCCTCTTTATGATGAGTACGGCCTCAGGATGTTCGACAGGCTGAACGGCATGTTCTCCTTCTGTCTCTTTGATGAAAAAAATGAAACTATTATTATCGGACGTGACCATTTTGGTATTAAACCATTAGTTTATACAATTCATGACAATTGCCTCTATTTTTCATCGGAAATAAAATCATTTTTTGCAATTCCCGGATGGCAGGCCAGACCAGACATGGACGCCTGGCACACTTTTTTTAATATCCGCTTTCCCCCAGCTCCCCTGACACTTTTTAAGGATGTTTTCAAGCTTCCTCCCGGATGCTATATTGAACTCCATAAAAAAACCGGGGATGTTTCCATTCCTGCAACACACAAAAAACTCCGTTCCCTGTGCTGTGGGCAATATCAGGGTGGAATTTACCGTCATTACCAGTTGCCCAATGCAGCAACTACCCTCACCTTTAATGATGCCATTGACCGGGCAACCACCCTCTTCCAGGACAGTATCAACAGTCAGATGATCGCCGATGTTCCCGTCGGGGTCTATCTCTCTGGAGGAATTGACTCTTCAACTGTTACAGCATTTGCAAGCCAATTCGGGAAAAAAGGTATAAACACATTCTGCCTGGGATTTGGGGAACCAACGGATGAGAATGATGACGCCAGGCTTATTGCTGATTATTTCAAGACAACCCATGTGGATATCACTCTTGATGTCAATCCCCTGGATCAGTTCAAAGAGGCAGTTTACCACATGGAAGAGCCAAAGGTTAACTGCCTGCAGGGCTTTATTCTTGCAAAAGAAGCTGTAAAACATCAAAAGGTCGTTCTCAGTGGTCTGGGGGGGGATGAACTTTTTGGCGGATATGATATTTACGCAATTGGAGCAATTCTTGACCAGTTCCGCAAGAAACCTTTTTCATACGCCCTCAGGGCATCGGGAACAGTCTTGCAATCACTCTGCAGCTTAAACGAGAACCTGAAGTATGACCTCCACCGGAGAGGCAGTTCTCTTTTGAGGCAGATTGACAATCCCCTTAAGCTCTATATTTTGCTCCGGAATGGCTGGGATCACGACAGCAAACTGCTTGGATCTGTTTACCGCAAAGGTTTCTTTGATAACAACATCAGACCAGTCCATAAACATTTTGAAACTTCCTTCCCTCAACAGGAATCCCTTGCCGACAGTTTTATGCGTTTTGAGTTTCAAAACAAAATGGTTGATGATTTTCTGGCCAATGAAGATCGCATGTCAATGGCAGCAAGCCTTGAGTCAAGAGTACCGTTTCTTGACAAACATATCGTTGAATTTGCCTTTTCCCTTCCCGTTGCATGGAAAATCAAAAGAAACAGGCGAAAACTTTTTCTCAAAAACCTTCTTGCGGAAACGATACCGGAGCACATTCTTGCAAAAAAGAAACAGGGATTTACCTTTAATCCTGTCCTCCAGGCACAAAAAGATCTTGTCCCACTTGCCCGAAAGTATCTGACAAGAGAGCGGGTTGAAGACAGTGGAGTATTCAACTTTGATTATATCAATACAATCATGACAGCTACTCCTCACCGGAACCTCAGGTGGCATTTTTTCCTTTTATGGAAAATCCTTGGCTATCATATATGGGAGGATATCTTTATCCATAGTTCATATCAGCCGCCAAAAACAGATATCACCTGA
- a CDS encoding ABC transporter ATP-binding protein yields the protein MKETVISIDNLTKTYNLYDSHADRVKEAFHPFRKKFHRPFHALRDVSLEIFKREFVGIIGRNGSGKSTLLQLITGILQPTSGSLSVNGKISALLELGAGFNPEFTGRENVYLNGSILGISRAELDRNFAKIEAFADIGDFIDQPVKMYSSGMFVRLAFAIAINVHPEILIVDEALAVGDMFFQQKCIAHMEKEMKACTKVLVTHDMHAVTNLCERVFVLDQGRLIFTGSPLEGVEYYTKAIHNELYGKEGSNRSGSEEVAQAVMIPTEDEASGWIDVRSESIAGASDVIIRKVNLKSKKSDIVSFVKAGDDLYIRMIIDCRADLDNAIFGYIIKDRIGNGISGDNSLSLASSSFCLNKGLHQVCLKIQWPDIAPDEYLITLGIGQGEHPLNHVIQCWAHNVILVKALSTDRVVHGIFTNPILECEVRAID from the coding sequence ATGAAAGAAACTGTAATTTCCATAGATAACCTGACTAAGACATATAATCTGTATGATTCCCACGCGGATCGGGTCAAGGAAGCTTTCCATCCATTCAGAAAGAAATTTCACCGGCCTTTTCACGCGTTGAGAGACGTATCTCTTGAGATATTCAAGAGAGAGTTCGTCGGTATTATCGGCAGAAACGGGAGCGGTAAATCAACTCTGCTTCAGTTGATAACCGGGATTCTCCAACCAACCAGCGGCTCTCTTTCAGTGAATGGTAAAATTTCAGCACTCCTTGAGTTGGGAGCAGGGTTTAATCCTGAATTTACCGGGCGGGAAAATGTTTATCTTAATGGTTCTATTCTTGGAATCAGCAGGGCTGAGCTGGATCGCAATTTTGCAAAGATAGAGGCTTTCGCTGATATAGGAGATTTCATCGACCAGCCTGTAAAAATGTACTCCAGTGGCATGTTCGTCCGCCTGGCTTTTGCCATTGCCATCAATGTCCATCCGGAAATACTTATAGTTGATGAGGCCCTGGCTGTGGGGGATATGTTTTTTCAACAGAAATGCATAGCCCACATGGAGAAAGAAATGAAGGCGTGTACCAAGGTTCTTGTGACCCATGATATGCATGCTGTAACTAACCTCTGTGAGCGTGTTTTTGTTCTTGACCAGGGCAGACTGATCTTTACCGGGTCACCCCTTGAGGGTGTCGAATATTATACCAAGGCAATTCATAACGAACTCTACGGTAAAGAAGGTTCAAACCGTTCCGGAAGTGAGGAGGTCGCACAGGCAGTAATGATCCCCACGGAAGATGAAGCTTCCGGGTGGATTGATGTCCGCTCAGAATCTATTGCCGGGGCCAGTGATGTCATTATAAGAAAAGTCAATCTCAAATCGAAGAAAAGTGACATTGTTTCTTTCGTGAAGGCCGGTGATGATCTGTACATACGCATGATTATAGATTGTCGTGCAGACTTGGATAATGCCATTTTCGGATATATCATCAAGGATAGAATCGGCAACGGTATATCCGGTGATAATTCCCTGAGTCTGGCTTCGTCATCTTTCTGTCTGAATAAGGGGCTTCACCAGGTTTGCCTGAAAATACAATGGCCGGATATAGCGCCGGATGAATACCTGATAACACTTGGTATCGGGCAGGGAGAACATCCCCTGAATCACGTGATCCAGTGCTGGGCACATAATGTTATTCTGGTAAAGGCATTGAGTACGGACAGGGTGGTTCATGGCATTTTCACAAATCCGATTCTGGAATGCGAGGTAAGAGCAATTGATTGA
- a CDS encoding class I SAM-dependent methyltransferase yields the protein MADIKTVESFWASHVNNEYYTNKDRGSAEYWREIEEKRYRHHYHLTDLFRQFSNSEFKDKRLLEIGCGIGIDSVQLHKCGFNLTAVDLTRNAIDIARERAEQEGYTIRYMVANAEKLPFEDEEMDFVYSFGVLHHTPDIQKSVDEVYRVLKKGGRAYIMLYATYSLVNLIHRLFNIPYESPQNMKDHCPVVYTYDRKGINKLFSNFSQITVTKEYPFTYGFRKLTGWMPLFIKRPLGHLFGWHNMIVAEK from the coding sequence ATGGCAGATATAAAAACTGTTGAATCATTCTGGGCATCTCATGTAAATAACGAATATTATACCAACAAAGACCGTGGTTCAGCGGAATACTGGCGGGAAATTGAAGAAAAGCGGTACAGGCATCATTACCACCTGACAGATCTTTTTCGACAATTCAGTAACAGTGAATTCAAGGATAAAAGGCTCCTGGAGATCGGTTGCGGTATCGGCATCGACTCTGTGCAACTGCATAAATGCGGGTTTAACCTGACCGCTGTGGATTTGACCCGGAACGCTATTGATATTGCCAGGGAGAGAGCTGAGCAGGAAGGTTACACAATCAGATATATGGTAGCGAATGCCGAGAAACTTCCTTTTGAAGATGAAGAAATGGATTTTGTTTATTCATTCGGGGTTCTGCACCACACACCTGATATCCAGAAATCTGTGGATGAAGTCTACCGGGTGTTGAAGAAAGGGGGTAGGGCCTATATCATGCTGTATGCAACATATTCGCTCGTTAATCTGATTCACAGATTGTTCAATATTCCCTATGAGTCTCCACAGAACATGAAGGATCACTGTCCTGTTGTGTACACATATGACAGAAAAGGCATCAATAAGTTGTTCAGTAATTTTTCCCAAATTACCGTAACCAAGGAATATCCTTTTACATATGGTTTCAGAAAGCTGACCGGATGGATGCCCCTCTTTATAAAGAGGCCCCTTGGGCATTTGTTTGGCTGGCATAATATGATAGTGGCGGAAAAATAA
- a CDS encoding glycosyltransferase, with the protein MVQHLTLQHCQIFILTRRWKKELPRENRVDGIPVKRVGLPGRSLLSTISYITQLFVVLFQKRREYDIIHTNGAAALGTLGSIFARLLRKKNVARISSAGRIPELKKKLFGSPALNFLRKSDVIISLSKAIDSELFSIQYPLEKTARISNGVDASRFRPYSQEKRCEWRKKHNLPENALLVIYASLFKPGKGHVTLLHAWSFIEKDFPKSWLILLGGGNYQLPGTTREIMTVAESLKLSRVIFAGEASDTAQFTGIADICAFPAEDDSEGCPNTLLEAMSAQLAPVAFNTNGVRDLIVDETSGLLVNEKTERAFAKALNRVLRSEELRKRLSGAARQYIINNHDFNTIASEYVLLYRQLLQED; encoded by the coding sequence ATGGTTCAGCACCTGACACTTCAACATTGTCAGATTTTTATTCTCACAAGAAGGTGGAAAAAAGAACTCCCCCGTGAAAACAGAGTTGACGGCATCCCGGTCAAGAGAGTTGGTTTACCAGGCAGATCTTTACTGTCCACAATCTCCTATATTACCCAGCTTTTCGTGGTATTATTTCAAAAAAGGCGTGAATATGACATTATCCATACCAACGGTGCGGCTGCCCTTGGTACACTTGGCTCGATATTTGCACGACTTCTGCGAAAAAAGAATGTGGCGAGAATAAGCAGTGCTGGCCGTATTCCTGAATTAAAGAAAAAACTGTTTGGCTCACCCGCTCTGAATTTTTTGCGTAAATCAGATGTAATTATCAGTCTATCCAAAGCAATAGACAGTGAGCTCTTCAGCATTCAATACCCGCTTGAAAAAACAGCCCGAATATCCAATGGGGTTGATGCTTCAAGATTTCGTCCCTACTCTCAGGAAAAGCGCTGTGAATGGAGAAAAAAGCATAATCTTCCCGAAAATGCGCTGCTTGTTATTTATGCGAGTCTTTTCAAACCGGGAAAAGGACACGTCACTCTTCTCCACGCCTGGAGTTTTATTGAAAAAGATTTTCCGAAGAGCTGGCTAATTCTTCTAGGTGGAGGCAACTATCAGCTCCCCGGTACTACCAGAGAAATCATGACAGTTGCAGAATCCCTGAAATTATCCAGGGTAATTTTTGCCGGCGAAGCATCAGATACAGCTCAGTTTACAGGAATTGCAGATATATGTGCTTTCCCGGCGGAGGATGACAGCGAAGGATGCCCGAATACCCTGCTGGAAGCAATGTCTGCTCAACTGGCTCCGGTTGCCTTTAACACAAATGGTGTCAGGGACTTGATAGTTGATGAGACATCAGGGTTGCTGGTTAATGAAAAAACTGAAAGGGCGTTCGCAAAGGCCCTCAACCGCGTATTACGTTCAGAAGAATTAAGGAAGCGTCTTTCCGGAGCTGCGCGGCAATATATTATAAATAACCATGATTTTAATACGATAGCCAGTGAATATGTGCTGCTTTACAGGCAATTGCTCCAGGAGGACTGA
- a CDS encoding glycosyltransferase, with protein MRLLIISGRLGVGGAERFVSNLLSFIDHSKINTSLCLLENRIDYPLPEKIPVSILPAGKKKNYLQKISYLHRVIEQNNPDVIISNIALVNRLTGAALRKMVQPPYWIARIGNHPAKGGRSWWRNRVNMYWDRYAYQSVDRFLVNSKGLLQGLADVHPGSKGKTTVIYNPVDFQTLEEESNLPPSCLRSPEKQLIIAVGRFHRQKRYDLMIRAFSEIRRQQQVELWICGDGYLRPQIERDINRYSLKNDVRLLGYAANPFSLMRQADLFLMTSDWEGMPNALVEAMGLGIAAVATDCEFGPGEIIEHEVNGLLATPGNPEQITAMSLDLLRNKERRLTMAEKGKERVRSLFNREQIMRQWTDFLLP; from the coding sequence ATGCGTCTGTTAATCATCAGTGGAAGACTCGGGGTAGGCGGTGCAGAACGTTTTGTCAGTAACCTTCTTTCTTTTATAGATCATTCAAAAATAAATACCTCCCTCTGCCTGCTTGAAAACAGGATTGACTACCCGTTACCGGAAAAAATCCCCGTATCAATATTACCTGCCGGAAAGAAAAAAAATTACCTCCAGAAAATAAGCTATCTGCACAGGGTTATAGAACAGAACAATCCCGATGTAATAATCAGCAATATTGCTCTGGTGAATCGGCTGACTGGAGCCGCACTCAGAAAAATGGTTCAACCACCATACTGGATCGCGAGAATCGGCAATCATCCAGCCAAAGGCGGAAGAAGCTGGTGGAGAAACCGGGTCAATATGTACTGGGACAGGTATGCATATCAATCAGTGGACAGGTTTCTTGTGAATTCCAAAGGCCTGTTACAGGGGCTTGCCGATGTACACCCAGGGTCAAAAGGAAAAACAACTGTGATTTATAATCCGGTTGACTTCCAGACCCTGGAAGAAGAATCCAACTTGCCGCCATCCTGCCTGAGATCTCCGGAAAAACAACTCATTATTGCCGTTGGTCGTTTTCATCGACAAAAGCGGTATGATCTGATGATCAGGGCATTTTCTGAAATCCGCCGACAGCAGCAAGTGGAATTATGGATATGTGGTGATGGGTATCTCCGCCCACAGATCGAGCGGGATATCAACAGGTATAGTCTGAAAAATGATGTTCGTCTGCTGGGATATGCGGCCAATCCCTTTTCTCTCATGCGTCAGGCTGATCTTTTCCTTATGACCAGTGACTGGGAAGGTATGCCCAACGCCCTGGTGGAAGCCATGGGCCTGGGTATTGCTGCTGTAGCAACTGATTGCGAATTTGGTCCCGGTGAGATCATAGAACATGAAGTCAATGGCTTACTGGCAACTCCCGGAAATCCGGAACAGATAACAGCCATGAGTCTGGATCTTCTCCGGAACAAAGAAAGACGTCTGACGATGGCAGAAAAAGGTAAGGAGAGGGTTCGTTCTCTGTTCAACAGAGAGCAGATTATGCGGCAGTGGACTGATTTTCTCCTCCCATAA
- a CDS encoding ABC transporter permease, giving the protein MSRFLRFIHLIFTQRQLILALSKREIASQYIGSMLGIVWTFIQPAVMIFVFWFVFSVGFKTKPMNDVPFAVWLTAGMAPWFVFSEIVVKSAGAIVGYAHLIKKSVFPSQILPVVKLVSSMFTHAAFILILLILLVFQKVSFGIYALQFFYYLFCLSALALGIGWIVAALNVFIRDVGQIVAVIMQVGFWATPIFWDINIMSPKIQAFLKLNPVFYIIQGYRDSFIYGVPFWEHPRYTLYFWLVTVCCFLVGAMVFRKLKGQFADVL; this is encoded by the coding sequence ATGTCACGATTTTTAAGATTTATTCATCTCATTTTTACCCAGCGTCAATTGATTCTGGCACTCTCTAAAAGAGAGATCGCCAGTCAGTACATAGGTTCCATGCTGGGGATTGTCTGGACATTCATTCAGCCGGCGGTGATGATTTTTGTCTTCTGGTTTGTTTTCAGTGTCGGCTTCAAGACAAAACCGATGAATGATGTTCCTTTTGCTGTCTGGCTGACTGCTGGAATGGCCCCTTGGTTTGTTTTTTCAGAAATTGTAGTTAAATCAGCCGGCGCTATTGTTGGGTATGCGCATCTGATCAAAAAATCAGTTTTTCCTTCCCAGATACTGCCGGTAGTAAAGCTTGTGTCGTCCATGTTCACCCATGCGGCCTTTATTCTGATATTGCTTATTCTCCTTGTATTTCAGAAGGTTTCCTTTGGTATTTATGCCCTGCAGTTCTTTTATTATCTTTTCTGTCTTTCAGCTCTTGCTCTTGGGATCGGCTGGATTGTGGCGGCACTGAATGTCTTTATCCGTGATGTGGGGCAGATTGTGGCCGTAATCATGCAGGTTGGATTCTGGGCAACACCGATTTTCTGGGATATTAATATAATGTCCCCGAAAATACAGGCCTTTTTGAAACTGAATCCGGTATTCTATATTATTCAGGGATACAGGGATTCCTTTATTTATGGAGTTCCGTTCTGGGAGCATCCCCGCTATACTCTTTATTTCTGGCTGGTAACAGTCTGCTGTTTTCTTGTCGGGGCAATGGTTTTCAGAAAGCTTAAAGGGCAGTTTGCGGATGTCCTTTAA
- a CDS encoding glycosyltransferase family 2 protein yields the protein MKLIIQIPCFNEEKTLPVCLEALPREVEGFDSVEWLVIDDGSKDNTVQVAEKYGVDHIIRFKKNKGLAKGFMAGINASLRLGADVIVNTDADNQYNADDIPLITGPILRGEADIVVGSRPIDDIEHFSSIKKILQKLGSKVVRSASKTKVEDVTSGFRAISRDFAMQLNVFNEYTYTLETIIQAGQKNIVIVSVPIRTNPFLRPSRLMRSIPSYIKKSIVTIVRIFVVYKPFRFFLSIGLIFLLCGILTGGRFLYFYLTGDGTGHIQSLIFASIMIGIGFQIVMVAFLADLLSVNRRLLEDIQYRLKKNEFNRNREQ from the coding sequence GTGAAACTTATAATTCAGATTCCATGTTTTAACGAAGAGAAAACGCTGCCAGTCTGCCTTGAAGCACTTCCCAGGGAAGTGGAAGGTTTTGATTCGGTGGAATGGCTGGTTATTGATGATGGCAGCAAAGACAATACTGTTCAGGTTGCGGAAAAGTATGGAGTTGACCATATCATTCGTTTTAAGAAAAACAAGGGCCTGGCCAAAGGGTTTATGGCAGGTATCAATGCTTCATTGCGTCTGGGTGCGGATGTAATTGTTAACACCGATGCTGACAATCAATATAATGCCGATGACATTCCTCTGATAACCGGTCCGATTTTGCGAGGGGAAGCGGATATCGTTGTCGGCAGCAGGCCGATAGATGATATTGAGCATTTTTCTTCCATAAAAAAAATATTGCAGAAACTTGGCAGCAAGGTGGTTCGCAGCGCGAGTAAAACAAAAGTGGAAGATGTAACAAGCGGCTTCCGGGCAATCAGCCGTGACTTTGCCATGCAGCTGAATGTTTTTAACGAGTATACCTATACCCTTGAAACGATAATTCAGGCCGGTCAGAAAAATATTGTCATTGTTTCGGTTCCAATCAGGACTAATCCTTTTCTGAGGCCATCAAGGCTGATGAGAAGTATTCCTTCCTATATAAAAAAATCGATTGTTACCATTGTCCGTATTTTTGTAGTATACAAACCGTTTCGTTTTTTCCTTTCCATCGGTCTTATCTTTCTTTTATGCGGGATACTGACCGGGGGTCGTTTTCTTTATTTTTACTTAACAGGTGATGGAACAGGCCATATTCAGTCGTTAATTTTTGCTTCAATCATGATCGGAATAGGGTTTCAGATAGTGATGGTTGCCTTCCTCGCGGATCTCTTGTCTGTCAACCGGAGACTGCTTGAAGATATCCAATACAGGCTGAAAAAAAATGAGTTTAACAGGAACAGAGAACAATAA